Proteins from a genomic interval of Papaver somniferum cultivar HN1 chromosome 4, ASM357369v1, whole genome shotgun sequence:
- the LOC113275615 gene encoding 14-3-3-like protein, giving the protein MSTSREENVYLAKLAEQAERYEEMVEFMENVAKTVNVQELTVEERNLLSVAYKNVIGARRASWRIISSIEQKEESRGNEDHVSIIKEYRGKIESELHKICQGILGLLDSHLIPSSTAAESKVFYLKMKGDYHRYLAEFKSGSDRKEAAESTLLAYKSAQDIALAELSPTHPIRLGLALNFSVFYYEILNSPDRACTLAKQAFDEAISELDSLGEESYKDSTLIMQLLRDNLTLWTSDIGEDADNEIKEASKHDESKGPE; this is encoded by the exons ATGTCTACATCACGAGAGGAAAATGTGTATTTGGCTAAATTAGCTGAACAAGCTGAACGATATGAAGAGATGGTTGAGTTTATGGAAAACGTTGCCAAAACTGTTAATGTACAGGAATTAACAGTTGAGGAACGGAACTTGTTGTCTGTTGCTTATAAGAATGTGATTGGAGCTAGGAGAGCTTCATGGAGGATTATTTCAAGTATTGAACAGAAGGAAGAAAGCCGTGGGAATGAAGATCATGTTTCTATTATTAAAGAGTATAGGGGAAAGATTGAATCTGAACTTCATAAGATTTGTCAAGGGATTTTAGGGCTTTTGGATTCCCATCTTATTCCTTCATCAACTGCTGCTGAATCTAAGGTTTTTTACCTTAAGATGAAGGGTGATTATCACAGGTATTTGGCTGAGTTTAAATCAGGTAGTGACAGGAAAGAAGCTGCTGAGAGTACATTGTTGGCTTATAAGTCTGCTCAG GATATTGCTTTGGCTGAATTGAGTCCCACTCACCCAATAAGGCTTGGACTTGCTCTTAACTTCTCAGTGTTCTACTACGAAATCCTAAACTCACCAGATCGTGCTTGCACTCTAGCTAAGCAG GCATTTGATGAGGCCATTTCTGAATTGGATTCCTTGGGTGAGGAATCATACAAGGATAGTACATTGATTATGCAACTTCTCCGAGACAATTTGACCTTGTGGACTTCAGACATCGGCGAGGATGCTGACAATGAGATTAAGGAAGCTTCAAAACATGATGAGTCCAAGGGTCCAGAATAA